DNA sequence from the Macrobrachium nipponense isolate FS-2020 chromosome 41, ASM1510439v2, whole genome shotgun sequence genome:
GCACCTGAACTCACATATCCACAAATCCTCTATACTGCGTGGATTGACTATCAACACaataaaacttataaaacatCCATTAAACAGAGTATAAGTGAGGGCTATCAGAAGAAAGTCCGTGAAAATCGTCATTACATAAACACTCTTAGCGAGATTATACTCCCGAGACTAACAAAATATAGCACAAAGAGGCCACAGAGAGGGTGACGATGAACAAAATCCAGGAAATATCCGTAAACTTCTTAGATTCATTACAAACATTATCCTGTTACAGCTGAACGTGtcaaaagtggtaaaaaaaaaattagaagaacaCCAGTTCTGCAATACAAAATGAGATGATTGATACATTTGCATCAATTGTGAGGGaagaaatagctgaaaacataAAATCCTGCCATTACTTTTCCGTTCAAGCCGATGAAGCCAAGGATGTGAGCAAAACTGCGCAATTAGCACTATAATAGTAGTacgattttatgatgaaatctcgCACTGTATTCaggaatgttttatttcattcactcTCATGTCTCCATTGGATGCTGCATATATCACAGACATAATACTGAAAACTCTAGAAAAATTAGGCTTAGATTATAAATCTTCTCTTGTTGGCTTGGATTTGATGGAGCATCAGTCATGAGTGGAGGAATTAGTGGCGCTCAGAAACACATAAAAGAGAAAGCACTTATTGCTTATTATGTTCATTGTTACGGTCATAAGCTCAATTTGGTTTTGACAAGTGTTGCAAAGAACGTACCACAAGCATCTGAATTTTTCAGTCTTCTTGAAGAAGTCTATATCTTTGCTAGTAATGCAGTGGTTCATGAGAAGTTCCTTTCTATACAGCgtgaaatgtttcctgaagaACAAATTCGAGAACTTCAACATCTCAGTGATACTCGCTGGTGTTGTCAGGCTACCTCCTGTGATAAAGCTTTATTACGTCTGGAATGTATTATAAGACTTTTGAAGGAGACTTCTGCAGATGATACCGGAGCTCGAGCTGCATCTGCTAGAGGTTTACTTGCTCAGATGGAtgcagaatttgtttgtttattgcagtttttctttgaaattctgagaaaaataaataaagtatctcaGCAGCTGCAGGACAAACAGGCAGACCTTGGAAAAGCAGCTAAACTTATTTCTTGTCTTCGTGAAGATTTAGCTGATGTAAGAAACTCCAACTTAATTGAGAATTACTCTAATAGGGTTGACGATCTCTgtaaaaatgtgacatttcaccAACAGTGACAAGAAAACGTTCAAGAAAACCTCGCAACTCCGTATTTTATCATGTTGGAAACATCTGgccagagtcaaaatatacagggtctattcacgaggcggtactaaaacctatccccgctcCTTGttaaacgtcatcagttacaaaaggaccatatctttatgaaactatatttacgataacattttcatataactatttttgcgatggcgttttttttatataaattttcttttcattgcatgttgctgtatactacgttaaagtacaaagaatgctctttcaaatgatgtttagcacattacaattacgattactttcaaacccacaagcgcgcacaaaAAATTATCtgcgcacacaaaaatgtgcaattacttcatccgtcaacctacatacattcacgtttcgtagcgtaactgactaagggatgatgatagaaagaaactgaaaaatggattagaaagctgatgaaatttactatataatgcataaataaaattgataggtgttctcagaaattttcgagaaattctaggtcaaagacggaccaaaattttaaattttatgtaaatatttaccacatttttcttacagaatttttcatcttattacgttttgccatataccatgtaaaagtacaaagaatgccctttcaattggtatatgacacattacaattacaattattttcaaacccataatcacgcacagaaaatattatctacgcacgcaaaaattataaaaaaaattaagcgttcctgggagatctgaaatctagccccgccccttgtgaaacgtcatcagatacatctagccagactgacgaatggctttttgtacttttttttcgaaaatattataatcgtttgaggcatgcataattaatacttttatgtatacaggttgtgttatatgtaaacttatgtgttcggaagtatatttatgtgatatgaagtgctaatgagaaatttactggaaatgtgttccctgtatcattttcttcatcatttattcctttgataccttatatcgtatatgatgtaattcttatattttttatattgttttcttttttgtggccaagtcgtggaaatgcaactgccatttttacactgcctgtaccacattttctttgtatttattgcataacaataagtattcacaataagatttggaaaatataattaatctatcattccaacctttaacataaaaaaagttgcttttcaaagtgaggtatgaacacagtgacagaactaaatacatttcttaagaattaattaaaatcttgataatattactacctgaaagagagagagagagagagagagagacgagagagagagaggagattgagagagagggagagagagagagttgtcatgttaaaagaaatggacttgaagagaatacagcaaaccagtatataggtaagtaaataaataagtaaagaataaacatatgaagaaaactggagtagctgtgtgttcaaactggtatattttgtgcattaaaacaaggtttggtgactaaatgagcgaatgggtattaaaaaaatcaaacatgtgacctctacagatttaatcatcaagattttatgaaaaacaccacgcgacatggattatatgtataaaaactaagggttctttaagtaattcagtggagaaacactggagtgttactcttgtgacgtcacagtattagccccgcccccactgccgagctgagcagaccctatatactttgaatggttattaaaaaacatcaagcatgttacctctttacaggttttatcagattttataaaaaaaaccatgcgatatggattaaatgtataaaaactaaagcttctttaagtaattcaatggagaagtcgagtagtgttactcttctgacgtcacagtattagctccgcccccattGCCGaattgagcagaccctattactttgactctgcatCTGGCCAGAGAGTTGTGGTTCCGAGTCATCCACAACACGTCACAATCTTGTATGAAGTACTAGACTGATTAAATAGTGAATTAGACCGTCGTTTTTCCAAAGAGTCATGTGTGATCTTCTGTGGCATTTCAGCTCTCTGTCCTGCATGACAGACGTACTGACATGAGGATGACTTGAAGtcatttgcttttatcatattcagtTAATCAAAGTGATTTAAAACACGAGCTATCTTTAGTTAAGAAATTATTCGGAAAGAACATCAGCCACCTACATCATTGGTggagtttttgtcatttattcttcCACATAAATCTGCCTTTGATTGCTTATACATTTTACTATTGATAGCTGTAACACTTCCTGTTACCAGTGCTTCTTGTGAAAGatgtttttccaaaataaaaattgtaaaaacatttcttagaaattcaatgactagtgagagactaagtaacactgcattattatcagTTGAAAGTAAACGGGCTGAGAGTATTGACTTAGATAGTTTTGTAGATGAGTTTGACAGCCGACATGACAATCGTAGAATCAAACTGCactaaacattttgagaattgtcccgacatggtccatatctgttttgtgttcaaatgtgtattataaaaacttaccattctttaataattgcatattgttatgaattatatatagttttgaatgtcgaaacaacattttgagaattttcatgataagcCACATATCTGTGTgttcatttcattacttaatacctttccttactttgttcaaatgtgcattatacaaacttgccatctttaataattgcatattgtttgggattgtaaatagttttgaatgtcaaacgAGCATTTTCAGAATGGTCAAGACATAGTCCAcatctgtctgttcatttcattagttaatacctttctttaagttgtgcaaatgtgtattacacaaacttaacattctttaataatttgcatattggttgggatcgtatatagttttgaatgtcaaactgaaccttttcagaattgtcatgacatgccccatgtatatctgttcatttcatataattactacctttctttatttggttcaaatgtgtatgatatttatacatactatccattctttaacgtttgcgtattgtttggaactgtatatagttttgaatgttaaattttcatatcatgcaagtcaggtaaaatatcagatggatgatttacagttgttttgcttaggaatcaaacaaaattctatatgaacctttacctttagtcaaattcattcctctatgagtttcaaaatatttccgaaattgtaataatttttatagttaccTTTCCTATGATGCCCACCCAACAATTATCTTTGCCCCCCTACTTTTTGAGGGGTAAAATCGCCACTGTACatgaggccccgacataatttcccaatcTACATTTGggacacaaaaataaatagaccgcattggaagtcagaagagggcccagttttttttatatctaaataagacccaatagttaatgggtttcttacgaTTAGTTGGCCTTTTACGGCCGGACAATGTTCAcgttttaaacttttaacttgggtataaaacgttgtatcactgataaacgggacactagcaatgaaaggcattctaggagcagttggtctgttatttttctctattaatttattattcaatAACTTCTTTAGGTacttgaagaaaaccttagctggatagcagttatcggtgaagtactgttgtaaaacagcaatctcattgtgaaattcagaccagccagaggagagagaatatgccctgtggaagagggtATGTAAAGCGTTTGCTTTAAAGTTAAAACCACAAAATCTGTAAAAATTTGTCCCTCTAGTTAgtcatcctctcttttactgccgttacgttgaggatactttcattctttttcgagacagagacagGGGTGCTTCCTTCTTACAATAtgccaattcagcccaccctaatatcaagtttacaattgaatgtgaaaatgatattaagCTCTCTTTNNNNNNNNNNNNNNNNNNNNNNNNNNNNNNNNNNNNNNNNNNNNNNNNNNNNNNNNNNNNNNNNNNNNNNNNNNNNNNNNNNNNNNNNNNNNNNNNNNNNNNNNNNNNNNNNNNNNNNNNNNNNNNNNNNNNNNNNNNNNNNNNNNNNNNNNNNNNNNNNNNNNNNNNNNNNNNNNNNNNNNNNNNNNNNNNNNNNNNNNNNNNNNNNNNNNNNNNNNNNNNNNNNNNNNNNNNNNNNNNNNNNNNNNNNNNNNNNNNNNNNNNNNNNNNNNNNNNNNNNNNNNNNNNNNNNNNNNNNNNNNNNNNNNNNNNNNNNNNNNNNNNNNNNNNNNNNNNNNNNNNNNNNNNNNNNNNNNNNNNNNNNNNNNNNNNNNNNNNNNNNNNNNNNNNNNNNNNNNNNNNNNNNNNNNNNNNNNNNNNNNNNNNNNNNNNNNNNNNNNNNNNNNNNNNNNNNNNNNNNNNNNNNNNNNNNNNNNNNNNNNNNNNNNNNNNNNNNNNNNATTAAGCTCTCtttagatatagaagtgtcacgtaatacaaacggttttaacacctcaatttttaggaaaaaagacttttactggactagggacaaatttttacagcttttgtagtttttactttaaagcaaacgctttatataccctcttccacggggcatattctctctcctctggctggtctgaatttcacaatgagattgCTGTtttacaagaattttaagtaatatctattcggacgactgtaattaacccccaagggctcatactaaacacggcgaaatacatttgatgctccaattcctggtggctttcgtattcgcggggatgaacgatgcggaatgcttatatagaaatactgtCATTTACCCTATTATTGCCTTGGAAATTattttcctatagtattttggttgcaaATTGAAAATTTACCATAATATTTTgttggtcgactgtaattaacctcagAACTGATATGTTAACACATGCTGACCATCCTGGAATGGTATCCCGTAGGTCCAGAGCCTTAGCCAAgtaacattgcctactaggttaggttagtgtagTTCCTTTTATAATAAGAACCTCTTCTTTAATATGTGGCTCCCATATGCTTTGCATATGCACAGAGCCATTCCATGGTGGCAATAATAACCACATGCCAATTCTCTCTCCCTGTGTTTACGCCAACCTAAAATCCCCATTCGCAAAGGGTCCCTGTGAAAGACCAGAGGTTAATAATAATTGGCTGACAATAAACAACTCCACCATTGTTAAAAGTTTAGGAT
Encoded proteins:
- the LOC135212421 gene encoding uncharacterized protein LOC135212421, which gives rise to MSGGISGAQKHIKEKALIAYYVHCYGHKLNLVLTSVAKNVPQASEFFSLLEEVYIFASNAVVHEKFLSIQREMFPEEQIRELQHLSDTRWCCQATSCDKALLRLECIIRLLKETSADDTGARAASARGLLAQMDAEFVCLLQFFFEILRKINKVSQQLQDKQADLGKAAKLISCLREDLADVRNSNLIENYSNRVDDLCKNVTFHQQ